A window of Hevea brasiliensis isolate MT/VB/25A 57/8 chromosome 14, ASM3005281v1, whole genome shotgun sequence contains these coding sequences:
- the LOC131173283 gene encoding L-type lectin-domain containing receptor kinase IX.1-like — MDHEFEQGIGPKRFSYQQLVQATNNFAEEGKLGQGGFGGVYRGYLSNLSVAVKRVSKGSKQGRKEYMSEVKIISKLRHKNLVQLVGWCHEKGEFLLIYEFMPNGSLDSHLFKSENMLSWTVRYKIAIGLASALLYLHEEWEQCVVHRDIKSSNVTLDSNFNTKLGDFGLARLMDNELCLNTTGLAGTIGYMAPEYISSGKASKGSDVFSFGVVALEIACGRRSQISLVGWAREAYGNGRVLDVADGRLGMDFNVEQMECLLTVGLWCAHPDFNLRPSIRQALQVLNFEAALPNLPARMPVPMYDVPASSTEPLLSTSLLTGR; from the coding sequence ATGGATCATGAATTTGAGCAAGGAATAGGGCCCAAGAGGTTCTCTTATCAACAATTGGTTCAAGCTACAAATAACTTTGCGGAAGAAGGGAAACTTGGGCAAGGAGGATTTGGAGGAGTTTACAGAGGATACTTGTCTAATTTAAGTGTCGCAGTGAAAAGGGTCTCTAAAGGGTCTAAACAAGGAAGAAAGGAGTACATGTCAGAAGTGAAGATCATTAGCAAATTGAGGCACAAAAATCTTGTACAACTTGTGGGTTGGTGCCATGAAAAGGGTGAGTTTCTTCTTATCTATGAGTTCATGCCTAATGGAAGTCTTGATTCTCATCTCTTTAAAAGTGAAAATATGCTATCTTGGACAGTAAGGTATAAGATAGCAATTGGTTTAGCCTCAGCTCTGCTATATCTCCATGAAGAATGGGAACAATGTGTAGTGCATAGAGACATTAAATCAAGCAATGTGACGTTGGATTCaaatttcaacaccaagcttggaGATTTTGGTCTGGCAAGGCTCATGGATAATGAGCTATGCCTCAATACCACAGGGTTAGCCGGAACGATTGGTTACATGGCACCTGAATACATTAGCTCAGGAAAGGCTAGTAAAGGATCAGATGTATTCAGTTTTGGTGTGGTGGCCCTGGAAATTGCGTGTGGGAGGAGATCACAGATTTCATTGGTGGGTTGGGCTAGGGAAGCATATGGAAATGGAAGGGTTCTTGATGTTGCTGATGGGAGATTGGGTATGGATTTCAATGTAGAACAGATGGAATGCTTGTTAACTGTTGGGCTGTGGTGTGCTCACCCAGATTTCAATCTTAGGCCATCGATAAGGCAAGCATTACAGGTTCTTAATTTTGAAGCAGCATTGCCAAATCTTCCTGCAAGGATGCCTGTTCCAATGTATGACGTGCCTGCCTCTTCAACAGAACCTTTACTCTCTACATCTCTTCTCACGGGTCGGTGA